One Desulfobaccales bacterium genomic window, CACGATGCTGATTATTTCGTTCCCCCACAACCCCACCACCCGGTGTGTGGACCAGGACTTCTTCAAGCGCATCGTGGAGTATGCCCATAAGTACCACGTGTATATTATCCATGACTTCGCTTACGCCGACCTGGTCTTTGATGACTATAAGGCCCCCAGCTTCCTCCAGGTGCCCGGCGCCAAAGAGGTGGGGGTGGAGCTGTTCTCGCTGTCCAAGAGCTACAACATGCCCGGCTGGCGCATGGGGTTTGTGGTGGGCAACCAGCGCCTGGTCCACGCTTTAACCCGCATCAAGAGCTACCTGGATTACGGCGTCTTCCAGCCCATCCAGATCGCCTCCATCATCGCCTTAAACGGCCCCTACGACTGCGTGGAGCAGACCGTGGCGGTCTATAAAGAGCGGCGGGACGCCCTGTGCCGGGGCCTGCACAACATCGGCTGGCGGGTGGAACCCCCCAAGGGCACCATGTTCGTCTGGGCCCGCATCCCCAAAAAGTTTCGGCACCTGGGCTCTGTGGAATTCTCCATGATGACCATCCGGGAGGCCAAGGTCGCGGTAGCCCCAGGCCTGGGCTTCGGCGAGTTCGGGGATGAATACGTGCGCTTCGCCCTGGTGGAAAACGTCCACCGCACCAATCAAGCCGTCCGGGGCCTGCGCAAAGTCCTGCGCATGAGCCTGGAAGAACTGGGCCTGCCCGCGCCGGAGAAGCCGGAGAAGTGAGATTATTTTGAGGGAGGAGGCCAGGGCCGAAAGCCCCTGCACTTATGAAAAACTCCCTCAAACTTCCTCCCCCAACCCCGAAAAGGGGCAATGGGAGAGAGGCTTTTATGCTCTGAAAATGCCCTTGGTGGCACAGGCGTCTCGCCTGTGCAAACGCAGGCTGAAATCCGCGGGTTCTGACACTGCCAAGGGGCTGCGATGCTGCACTTCAGTTTTCTGAAAATGACTCTCGTAGGGCGCGTCTTACGCGCCAAAAATGGTGCGTGAGACGCACCCTTCTTTAAT contains:
- a CDS encoding aminotransferase class I/II-fold pyridoxal phosphate-dependent enzyme, with product TMLIISFPHNPTTRCVDQDFFKRIVEYAHKYHVYIIHDFAYADLVFDDYKAPSFLQVPGAKEVGVELFSLSKSYNMPGWRMGFVVGNQRLVHALTRIKSYLDYGVFQPIQIASIIALNGPYDCVEQTVAVYKERRDALCRGLHNIGWRVEPPKGTMFVWARIPKKFRHLGSVEFSMMTIREAKVAVAPGLGFGEFGDEYVRFALVENVHRTNQAVRGLRKVLRMSLEELGLPAPEKPEK